The Leptospira noumeaensis genome segment GTTTGCGATTGAACAAATCGAATCGTCACTATATCTATAGTGCTGGAATCCATTCTGTTGTTCCTATGGTTTTACCAGACACGGAATATTATGGGGTCTCGTCTGTATCAGATTTTCTCTCCAACCCATCGATCAAGTTTAGTTCAATTGCTCCCAAAAAACCAGATGTTTCCGTGGTTGGTTGGAAGTCTTCTTTAGAGAATGAAATTAATGCCGGACTTCTTGTTTGGGAAACCACCGGAAAAAAAGAGGGCTTCTCTCCATATAGCGTTAATTATGCGGAAATTGGCTGGTGCCAAAACGATTGTCTGTGTATCGGAGATAGACCTTTATTGGATGGATCTGCAAAGGTCGATACTTTGACTACTTTATATGCAAACCAAAAAATAGGAACATCGGCGCAGTATACAAATGATTTTAGTGGAGTGGCATATTACCTGGGCCGGGAAAATTCTGGACTTTTTGTTTTACATTCGGGAATCCAACCGGGTGTTCACAATTTGTTCTTTTTGAAACAGTTTTTGTTAGCTAGTGATTTGCCAAAACCATTACATGTTCGTTTGGTGGAAGGAAAAGAAGCGGCTAGAAACTCGGCAATTGATGACCGCTTTTGGATTGGTTATAAACTTTATACCTCAGCCTTGATTGAGGACTAAGGTTTTTTGTTTAAGAACTGTTCTCTCGATTCTGGCGGTAGATCAAAGAGGTTTTTTACCAGTTTATGAAATTCGGGAAAGTTATTTCCCGATTGGATAAATAAAGATTCAAAACTAAATTCTCCAGAATGGTAACGAATGGCTCCAAGAAAGTCTTCGTTATTCCATTCTCTGGATAAAAATTCTTTGGATTTTTCTTCTGGTACAAGTTTTTTTTGGATCACTTCTTCTTTGAAATTTTTGATGATGTTTTGTTTTTGGATCTGTTTGTTTTTTATATCCAAGTTAGAAGCGTATAAGTGTTTTAATTCTTCCGCATACTTTTTCAAAAGGTTTAAGGTTACTTCTCTCCGATTTTTTTCTTTTTTAAACTTTTGTAAGTGGGGACTGGATTCTCCTTCTTTTTTTGTGTAATAAATTTCTACACCTTTTTCTTCCACATAACTTGCATAAGATTCATTCAGCGTAGAATCACCAGGTAAATAAACTGTGGCATGTGCCATTTCATGAAATACAAGACCAACAAGTCTATGGTCTGGCCAATTCAATTGCGGAGACAAAACAGGATCAGAAAACCAACCAAGTGTCGAGTATCCTCCAATGGCGCGGACACGAGTGTCATATCCCTCCGATTGTAATTCCTTTTCGAGGTTTAGAGCCATTTGGTGATCAAAAAAACCTTTGTAGGGAACGGTGCCGGCAATGGGAAACCACCAAGTATAAGACTTTAGTTCTAAGGCCTCGGAAGCACTGACATTCCAACCGATTTCTTCCCGATCTAATTTTGTATAGTATTCAAATCCTCCCTTTGCATTTAATGCAAGTTCCCCGATGGCAAAAATCCTCGCTTCACGGATCAAATTTAATTTTTGTTTTGTTTTTAAATCCAAACCTTGAAGATTCAGAATATCTTCGATTTTTTCGCGACCCAAGATTATGGAAGATTGTTCCTTTCCTAGATGAAATAAATACGGTAAACAACCGGAAAGAAAAATAGGGAAGAGTAAAACTGCGAATATTCTTGGAATCTTTTTGATTCGACAAGGATGGGGAATCGACAAAAGTGGAAGTGGTTTTGGCATTCTATGGAAAGAAAAACTTCGATTCCGCCAGTCGTCTACATTAACTTTGCATTAGTTTTTGTACTTTTGTTTGCCATCTTTTTTCC includes the following:
- a CDS encoding aminopeptidase → MPKPLPLLSIPHPCRIKKIPRIFAVLLFPIFLSGCLPYLFHLGKEQSSIILGREKIEDILNLQGLDLKTKQKLNLIREARIFAIGELALNAKGGFEYYTKLDREEIGWNVSASEALELKSYTWWFPIAGTVPYKGFFDHQMALNLEKELQSEGYDTRVRAIGGYSTLGWFSDPVLSPQLNWPDHRLVGLVFHEMAHATVYLPGDSTLNESYASYVEEKGVEIYYTKKEGESSPHLQKFKKEKNRREVTLNLLKKYAEELKHLYASNLDIKNKQIQKQNIIKNFKEEVIQKKLVPEEKSKEFLSREWNNEDFLGAIRYHSGEFSFESLFIQSGNNFPEFHKLVKNLFDLPPESREQFLNKKP